The proteins below come from a single Nostoc sp. KVJ3 genomic window:
- a CDS encoding succinate dehydrogenase/fumarate reductase flavoprotein subunit encodes MLEHDVIIVGGGLAGCRAAVEIARTDPSLNIAVVAKTHPIRSHSVAAQGGMAASLKNVDSQDSWEAHAFDTVKGSDYLADQDAVAILTQEAPDVVIDLEHLGVLFSRLPDGRIAQRAFGGHSHNRTCYAADKTGHAILHELVNNLRRYGVQVYEEWYVMRLILEENEAKGVVMFHLLDGHIEVVRAKAVMFATGGYGRVYNTTSNDYASSGDGLAMTAIAGLPLEDMEFVQFHPTGLYPVGVLISEAVRGEGAYLINSEGDRFMANYAPSRMELAPRDITSRAIAYEIRANRGIHLDGSAGGPFVYLDLRHLGKEKIMSRVPFCWEEAHRLVGVDAVTQPMPVRPTIHYCMGGIPVNTDGQVRSSGDGLVDAFFAAGETSCVSVHGANRLGSNSLLECVVYGKRTGAAIAKFVQKRKLPSIDEQRYITQAQQEIQSLLEQPGQYRINQVRQAFQDCMTDYCGVFRTEALMSEGLHKLAAIQQQYPQIYLDDKGTCWNTELVEALELRSLMIVGQTILASALNRQESRGAHFREDYSERDDANFLKHTMAYYSPAGIDIQYRPVAITMFEPKERKY; translated from the coding sequence ATGCTGGAACATGATGTGATTATTGTTGGGGGTGGATTGGCGGGATGTCGGGCGGCTGTGGAAATTGCCCGCACTGACCCTAGTTTAAATATTGCTGTAGTTGCCAAAACCCATCCAATTCGATCGCACTCGGTAGCGGCTCAAGGTGGTATGGCTGCGTCGCTAAAAAATGTTGATTCACAAGATAGTTGGGAAGCACATGCTTTTGATACTGTCAAGGGGTCTGATTATTTGGCAGACCAAGATGCTGTGGCAATTCTCACCCAAGAAGCGCCAGATGTGGTTATTGATTTGGAACATCTAGGCGTTTTGTTCTCTCGTTTACCCGATGGGCGCATTGCTCAACGAGCTTTTGGCGGACATTCCCACAACCGTACTTGCTACGCAGCTGATAAAACTGGTCACGCAATTTTGCACGAATTGGTTAACAATTTGCGGCGTTATGGGGTGCAGGTTTATGAAGAATGGTATGTGATGCGTCTCATTTTGGAAGAAAATGAGGCGAAGGGTGTGGTAATGTTTCATCTTTTAGATGGACATATAGAGGTAGTGCGGGCCAAAGCGGTGATGTTTGCTACAGGGGGCTATGGTCGCGTTTATAATACCACCTCTAACGATTACGCTTCTTCGGGTGATGGTTTGGCAATGACTGCGATCGCAGGTTTGCCCCTAGAAGATATGGAATTTGTGCAATTTCATCCTACTGGTTTATATCCGGTTGGGGTGCTGATTTCCGAAGCAGTAAGGGGTGAAGGGGCATATCTGATTAACAGTGAAGGCGATCGCTTTATGGCGAATTATGCACCCAGTCGCATGGAACTAGCTCCTCGTGATATTACCTCACGAGCGATCGCTTATGAAATTCGCGCCAATCGTGGTATTCATCTCGATGGTAGTGCTGGTGGCCCCTTTGTCTATCTGGATCTCCGCCATTTGGGGAAAGAAAAAATTATGAGTCGCGTCCCCTTCTGTTGGGAAGAAGCACATCGTTTGGTAGGTGTTGACGCGGTAACTCAACCGATGCCAGTGCGCCCCACAATTCACTATTGTATGGGTGGTATACCAGTTAATACTGATGGGCAAGTCCGCAGCAGTGGTGATGGTTTAGTTGATGCTTTCTTTGCGGCTGGCGAAACATCTTGTGTTTCCGTACATGGTGCTAATCGGTTGGGGAGTAATTCTCTACTGGAGTGTGTAGTTTATGGTAAGCGGACTGGGGCTGCGATCGCAAAATTTGTCCAAAAACGGAAGTTGCCTTCTATAGATGAGCAACGCTATATAACCCAAGCCCAGCAAGAAATTCAATCTTTGCTGGAACAACCAGGACAGTACCGGATTAACCAAGTCCGTCAAGCCTTCCAGGATTGTATGACTGATTACTGCGGCGTTTTCCGCACTGAGGCATTAATGAGTGAAGGGTTACACAAATTAGCAGCAATACAACAGCAATATCCGCAAATTTATTTAGATGATAAGGGAACTTGCTGGAATACAGAACTTGTGGAAGCTTTGGAATTGCGAAGCTTGATGATTGTGGGACAGACGATTTTAGCATCAGCCCTGAATCGTCAAGAAAGTCGTGGCGCACACTTCCGCGAAGATTATTCCGAGCGAGATGATGCTAACTTCCTCAAACACACAATGGCTTACTATTCACCAGCAGGAATTGACATTCAATATCGACCGGTGGCGATTACTATGTTTGAGCCAAAAGAGCGGAAGTATTAG
- a CDS encoding sigma-70 family RNA polymerase sigma factor, producing the protein MVQFDEQLRRLVTEACGHPPGSPQRQKLLTQIIRLTANRLWRESTPYYQDALQQTWLYFCRNVCEGLTGQIYDPTYGSVITWLNAYLKRRLQDFYINQSREQATTVSLRVRQSTSGGTSETIDPVDNLPAAPQPPSILEDLEIWAKTDSEGELRRTYIKGRPDVNCQVLILKRLPPEVSWRELSEEFELSIPTLSSFYQRQCLTRLRKFAESEGLF; encoded by the coding sequence ATGGTTCAATTCGATGAACAGCTACGCCGCTTAGTTACCGAAGCCTGTGGACACCCACCTGGAAGCCCTCAGCGTCAGAAGCTGCTCACGCAAATTATTCGCTTGACAGCAAATAGACTGTGGAGGGAAAGTACTCCCTACTATCAAGATGCACTACAACAAACTTGGTTGTATTTCTGCCGCAATGTTTGTGAAGGTTTAACAGGTCAAATCTATGACCCCACCTATGGCAGTGTGATCACCTGGCTGAATGCTTACCTAAAACGGAGACTACAAGACTTTTACATTAACCAAAGCCGGGAACAAGCCACAACAGTTTCCCTTCGGGTTCGTCAGTCTACATCAGGTGGAACCAGTGAAACAATTGACCCTGTAGATAACCTCCCTGCTGCTCCGCAACCACCTTCCATTCTGGAAGATTTGGAGATATGGGCTAAGACCGATTCTGAAGGAGAACTACGTCGTACTTACATTAAAGGGCGGCCAGATGTGAATTGTCAGGTGTTAATTCTCAAACGCCTACCCCCGGAAGTTAGCTGGAGAGAATTATCTGAGGAATTTGAGTTATCAATTCCGACATTAAGCAGTTTTTATCAGCGCCAGTGTCTAACACGTTTGCGTAAATTCGCTGAATCGGAGGGATTGTTTTAA
- a CDS encoding ABC transporter substrate-binding protein — MKKISAALTFSLATIATGFLVGACGDTSTPNVTATNGSSATPAANSTTTSSAKGLKIGSLLPTTGDLASVGQQMLGSVPLLVDTVNGCGGVNGEPVTLVQVDDQTDPKAGAAGMTKLATLDKVAGVVGSFASSVSSAAVSIATPNKVMLVSPGSTSPVFTEKAQKGDFKGFWARTAPPDTYQALALAQLARKKGFKRVSTVVINNDYGVGFEKAFVQTFEKLGGTIVNKDKPVRYDPKAQTFDTEAAAAFAGKPDAVLAVLYAETGSLFLKAAYQQGVSKGVQILLTDGVKSPTFPEQVGKGSDGKYILTGAIGTVPGSDGKALEAFNKLWKDKKGSEPGEYAPQAWDAAALLTLAAQAAKENTGVGIASKIREVADGPGTEVTDVCEGLKLLKDGKKINYQGASGNVDVDANGDVIGVYDVWTVGDDGKIKVIDKVTPK; from the coding sequence ATGAAAAAAATTAGCGCCGCCTTAACCTTCAGTTTAGCTACCATCGCAACTGGGTTTTTAGTTGGGGCTTGTGGTGATACCAGTACCCCCAATGTTACAGCTACCAACGGAAGTTCCGCTACCCCAGCAGCAAACTCAACTACAACAAGCAGTGCTAAAGGGCTAAAAATTGGTTCCCTGCTACCGACGACAGGGGATTTGGCCTCTGTCGGACAGCAGATGTTAGGTTCTGTCCCTTTACTCGTCGATACAGTCAACGGTTGTGGTGGGGTGAATGGCGAACCAGTTACCTTGGTGCAAGTAGACGACCAAACCGATCCGAAAGCTGGTGCTGCCGGTATGACCAAACTAGCAACTTTAGATAAAGTAGCAGGTGTAGTTGGTTCCTTTGCTAGTAGCGTTTCTAGTGCAGCAGTCTCCATTGCTACGCCGAATAAAGTCATGCTGGTTTCCCCCGGTAGTACCAGTCCCGTGTTTACTGAGAAGGCACAAAAAGGCGACTTTAAAGGCTTTTGGGCGCGTACTGCTCCCCCTGATACTTACCAAGCACTAGCATTGGCTCAACTTGCCAGAAAAAAAGGTTTCAAGCGAGTTTCTACAGTCGTGATTAATAACGACTATGGCGTTGGCTTTGAAAAAGCATTTGTGCAAACTTTTGAAAAATTGGGTGGAACCATCGTTAATAAAGATAAGCCTGTCCGCTACGACCCAAAAGCGCAGACATTTGATACAGAAGCGGCGGCTGCTTTTGCTGGTAAACCAGATGCAGTCCTGGCTGTACTTTACGCTGAAACTGGCAGTCTGTTCTTGAAAGCTGCCTATCAGCAAGGTGTATCTAAGGGAGTGCAAATTCTACTTACAGATGGCGTGAAATCACCGACTTTTCCAGAACAAGTTGGCAAAGGCAGTGATGGTAAATATATTTTAACTGGAGCGATCGGTACAGTACCCGGTTCCGATGGCAAAGCACTAGAAGCTTTCAACAAACTGTGGAAGGATAAAAAGGGTAGTGAACCAGGAGAATATGCTCCTCAAGCTTGGGATGCAGCTGCGTTGTTGACATTGGCAGCACAAGCTGCTAAAGAAAATACAGGTGTTGGTATAGCCAGCAAAATCCGTGAAGTCGCCGATGGCCCTGGCACAGAAGTTACCGATGTCTGCGAGGGACTGAAGTTGCTTAAAGATGGTAAAAAGATTAACTACCAGGGAGCTAGCGGCAACGTAGATGTTGATGCTAACGGCGATGTCATCGGTGTATATGACGTTTGGACAGTAGGGGACGATGGCAAAATCAAGGTAATTGACAAAGTTACCCCCAAGTAG
- a CDS encoding Tfp pilus assembly protein PilF, translated as MSQPRNRWIVQVVLALAVLAFVGVSVIPIIGAFNNTPPSNQNTASTRGTLPSADQKSKLEDEVRGYELVLQREPENQTALKGLLQARLQLLSQKEKSEIKPADIQVVIEPLEKLAKLNPEQSEYSVLLAQAKQQIGDREGAAQAYRTILSTKPGDLKALQGMVALLISQQRPEAAIGLLQDSLSKAAQANTIQPGSVDTVGVQVLLGSVHASQKRYAQASSAYDQAIKRDPKDFRPVVAKAMLLKQQGKDADAKPLFDSAAALAPAQYKDEIRKAATASPIPNRAASPAPSLKSTPK; from the coding sequence GTGTCTCAACCGCGCAATCGTTGGATAGTTCAAGTCGTCTTGGCGCTGGCAGTTCTTGCTTTTGTGGGTGTTTCGGTGATTCCCATAATTGGAGCATTTAATAATACGCCACCCTCAAACCAGAATACTGCTAGCACCAGAGGCACTTTGCCCTCTGCTGACCAAAAATCAAAATTGGAAGACGAAGTACGAGGTTATGAACTGGTTTTGCAAAGGGAACCAGAAAATCAGACTGCGCTTAAGGGCTTATTGCAAGCGCGGCTACAACTATTGAGTCAAAAAGAAAAAAGTGAAATTAAACCAGCTGATATCCAAGTCGTTATTGAACCCCTAGAAAAGCTAGCCAAGCTGAATCCCGAACAGTCAGAATATTCAGTGCTGTTGGCTCAAGCCAAACAGCAAATAGGCGATCGCGAAGGAGCCGCTCAAGCTTATCGCACGATTTTATCTACAAAACCGGGTGATTTGAAGGCTTTGCAAGGAATGGTGGCTTTGTTAATTAGTCAGCAACGCCCAGAAGCAGCCATTGGTTTGCTGCAAGACAGCCTCTCGAAAGCAGCCCAAGCAAATACAATTCAGCCTGGAAGTGTAGATACGGTGGGTGTACAAGTGCTATTAGGTTCTGTTCACGCTTCCCAGAAACGCTATGCTCAAGCTAGCTCTGCTTACGATCAGGCAATTAAGAGAGATCCTAAAGATTTTCGCCCCGTTGTGGCAAAAGCGATGCTCTTGAAACAACAGGGCAAAGACGCAGATGCAAAACCTTTATTTGATAGTGCCGCAGCTTTAGCACCTGCTCAGTACAAAGACGAAATTAGGAAGGCAGCAACGGCTTCCCCCATTCCTAATCGGGCTGCATCTCCCGCGCCTTCATTGAAAAGTACACCGAAGTAG
- a CDS encoding TMEM165/GDT1 family protein — MLTAFTAALLLITVSELGDKTFFIAVILAMHHPRRLVYIGVTAALAAMTILSVLFGQAVSLLPKVYIHYAEIALFIAFGIKLLYDASKMSSAACDTEVVEEAEAAVKQADSQLPKRKTSFAIVIEAFVLTFMGELGDRTQIATIALAAGNNPIGVTIGAILGHAICAAIAVIGGKMIAGRISERQLTFVGGCLFLVFGVVAAIEGA, encoded by the coding sequence GTGTTAACAGCTTTTACCGCAGCTTTATTATTAATTACAGTTTCAGAACTAGGCGATAAAACATTTTTTATTGCTGTAATTTTGGCAATGCACCACCCACGGCGGCTGGTATATATCGGTGTGACAGCTGCTTTGGCGGCGATGACAATACTTTCGGTGCTATTTGGACAAGCGGTATCTTTGTTGCCAAAAGTTTATATTCATTACGCCGAAATAGCTTTATTTATTGCCTTTGGTATCAAGCTGCTGTATGACGCTAGTAAGATGTCTTCTGCTGCTTGTGATACAGAAGTTGTAGAAGAAGCTGAAGCTGCCGTGAAACAAGCAGATTCGCAGTTACCCAAGCGAAAGACTTCCTTTGCAATTGTCATAGAAGCCTTTGTGTTGACATTTATGGGAGAGTTGGGCGATCGCACCCAAATTGCCACCATTGCCCTAGCCGCAGGAAATAATCCAATTGGAGTGACAATAGGTGCAATTTTAGGACACGCCATTTGTGCTGCGATCGCAGTTATCGGTGGCAAAATGATTGCCGGGCGCATTTCTGAGCGTCAACTCACCTTTGTTGGCGGATGCCTATTTTTAGTCTTTGGTGTCGTTGCTGCTATTGAGGGAGCGTGA
- a CDS encoding DUF6888 family protein, whose product MPNLEQALACVRVCQMLSNAYQPIHIFRYNQNTKTVFILAGVTESLEILIFSDGQWKFNNDEA is encoded by the coding sequence ATGCCTAATCTAGAACAGGCTCTTGCCTGCGTCAGAGTATGCCAGATGCTCTCAAATGCATATCAGCCTATCCATATATTTCGGTACAATCAGAATACAAAGACAGTGTTTATCCTTGCTGGTGTAACTGAGAGCCTGGAAATTCTGATTTTCTCAGATGGTCAATGGAAGTTTAATAATGATGAAGCCTGA
- the crtB gene encoding 15-cis-phytoene synthase CrtB, with the protein MLQLPDSPTRMKTLVSVDESYKLCRHLTAKYAKTFYLGTLLMSPVKRQSIWSIYAWCRRTDELVDGPASAITTPETLDLWEQQLESIFAGQPLENYDVALADTLQRFPMDIQPFRDMIAGQRMDLYRSRYETFEDLYLYCYRVAGTVGLMSTAVMGMDSTIFTAPWHQNKQPYLPTKEAIALGIANQLTNILRDVGEDAKRGRIYIPLEDLEKFNYTEQDFFKGVVDDRWRALMRFQIERARQFYTISDQGITYLASDARWPVWAASMLYGQILEVIERNDYDVFSKRAFVPQWKKLRTLPLAWMRSQVL; encoded by the coding sequence ATGCTGCAACTGCCTGATTCCCCCACGCGCATGAAAACGCTGGTCTCTGTAGACGAGTCATACAAACTTTGCCGACATCTCACAGCAAAGTATGCCAAGACTTTTTACCTGGGTACTTTGCTCATGAGTCCGGTAAAACGTCAATCTATTTGGTCAATTTACGCTTGGTGTCGCCGTACAGATGAATTGGTGGATGGGCCCGCATCTGCTATTACCACGCCAGAAACCCTAGACCTATGGGAACAGCAGCTGGAATCGATTTTTGCGGGACAACCATTAGAAAATTACGATGTCGCTTTAGCTGATACCCTCCAGCGCTTTCCGATGGACATTCAGCCCTTTCGGGATATGATTGCCGGTCAGCGTATGGACTTATATCGCAGTCGTTATGAAACCTTTGAGGACTTATACCTCTACTGTTACCGCGTTGCTGGCACTGTTGGCTTAATGTCAACAGCAGTTATGGGTATGGATAGCACCATATTTACGGCTCCGTGGCATCAGAACAAACAACCATATCTTCCCACAAAAGAAGCGATCGCTCTAGGAATTGCCAATCAACTCACCAACATCCTGCGGGATGTGGGAGAAGATGCCAAAAGGGGGCGAATCTACATTCCCCTTGAGGACTTGGAAAAATTCAACTACACCGAGCAAGATTTCTTCAAAGGGGTGGTAGATGATCGTTGGCGGGCATTGATGCGCTTTCAAATTGAACGGGCTCGCCAATTTTATACCATCTCAGACCAGGGAATTACTTATTTAGCATCCGATGCCCGTTGGCCAGTGTGGGCAGCATCAATGCTGTACGGCCAAATTTTGGAGGTCATTGAACGGAACGATTATGATGTGTTCAGTAAACGGGCTTTCGTTCCCCAGTGGAAAAAGTTACGCACCTTACCCTTAGCTTGGATGCGATCGCAAGTTCTTTGA
- a CDS encoding DUF6887 family protein, protein MMKPDFRKMSRQELRGYVLAHREDDDAIEALIKRGNPHTPKYPFPQTEEDFREMEEILKRKLGSRPEAL, encoded by the coding sequence ATGATGAAGCCTGACTTTAGGAAAATGAGCCGTCAAGAGCTAAGAGGCTACGTTTTGGCTCATAGAGAGGATGATGATGCCATTGAAGCTTTGATTAAACGCGGAAATCCTCATACTCCAAAATATCCATTTCCTCAGACTGAAGAGGATTTCAGAGAAATGGAAGAGATACTTAAGAGAAAACTGGGTAGCAGACCGGAAGCGTTATAA
- a CDS encoding protochlorophyllide reductase: MVQDRKSTVIITGASSGVGLYAAKALAERGWYVVMACRDIAKAQLAAQSVGIPHQGSYTIMHIDLGSLESVRQFVKNFRASGNSLDALVCNAAIYMPLIKEPLRSPEGFELSVATNHLGHFLLCNLMLEDLKKSSSEPRLVILGTVTHNPDELGGKIPPRPDLGDLQGFAEGFKEPISMIDGKKFEPVKAYKDSKVCNVLTMRELHQRYHESTGIVFNSLYPGCVAETPLFRNHYPLFQKIFPLFQKYITKGYVSQELAGERVAAVVADPEYNQSGVYWSWGNRQKEDGKSFVQKVSPQARDDDKGDRLWQLSAKLVGLA, translated from the coding sequence ATGGTACAGGATAGGAAGTCAACGGTTATAATCACAGGTGCCTCTTCAGGGGTTGGTTTGTACGCTGCCAAGGCTCTTGCTGAAAGGGGATGGTACGTAGTGATGGCCTGTAGGGATATAGCGAAGGCTCAACTTGCAGCCCAATCTGTGGGAATCCCGCACCAGGGCAGCTACACTATCATGCATATCGATCTTGGCTCTTTAGAAAGCGTTCGGCAATTTGTGAAGAACTTCCGAGCAAGCGGAAACTCCCTAGACGCTTTGGTATGTAACGCTGCAATTTATATGCCCTTAATAAAGGAACCACTGCGAAGCCCAGAAGGATTTGAGTTAAGTGTTGCAACAAATCACCTCGGACATTTCCTTTTGTGCAACTTGATGCTAGAGGATCTGAAGAAGTCATCTTCAGAGCCAAGGCTAGTAATTTTAGGAACTGTCACCCACAATCCAGACGAACTGGGCGGGAAGATTCCACCGCGTCCAGACTTGGGCGATTTACAGGGCTTTGCCGAAGGATTTAAAGAGCCAATCTCAATGATTGACGGTAAGAAATTTGAACCCGTCAAAGCTTACAAGGATAGCAAAGTTTGTAACGTCCTAACCATGCGAGAACTGCATCAGCGCTATCACGAATCAACCGGTATCGTCTTCAACTCTCTCTATCCGGGATGTGTTGCAGAAACACCACTATTTAGAAACCACTATCCCCTATTTCAGAAAATCTTCCCATTATTCCAGAAATACATCACTAAGGGATATGTATCTCAGGAGTTGGCGGGAGAACGGGTTGCAGCAGTGGTTGCCGATCCTGAGTACAATCAATCTGGCGTGTATTGGAGTTGGGGAAATCGTCAGAAGGAAGATGGTAAATCCTTTGTGCAAAAGGTTTCTCCTCAAGCCCGTGATGATGACAAAGGCGATCGCTTATGGCAACTCAGCGCCAAGTTAGTTGGACTTGCTTGA
- a CDS encoding homocysteine biosynthesis protein: protein MRTIAEINEKISRQRAVVLTTEELKARVIEIGVTKAAKEVDVITTGTFEPMESSGAIINLGHTDPPIKIRRCWLDGVPAYSGFGAVDLYLGASCAVETTDGEEIRERGGGHVIEDLIAGKSIHVKAQGQVTDCYPRASFETTVTKETINQFYLFNPRNLYQNFIVGVNGGDRPLFTYLGPLQPRLGNAVYSNPGAISPLLNDPDLQLVGIGTRIFLGGGIGYVAWEGTQHFPLQKRLANRTPIGPSATLALIGDAKQMDAHWVRGCYFKSYGPSLMLGVGVPLPVLNEQVIEHCAVQDKDLVAPIVDFSIPRRVRPTFGLVSYAQLKSGRITIEGKAVRSAPLASLFFSRQVALELKKWIEAGTFTLTEPVSPIPMERSFLPQDRRTDF, encoded by the coding sequence ATGCGAACAATTGCAGAAATTAACGAGAAAATCAGCCGCCAACGTGCGGTAGTGTTGACAACTGAAGAGTTAAAAGCACGAGTTATAGAAATCGGTGTTACTAAAGCTGCTAAAGAAGTTGATGTAATTACCACTGGTACTTTTGAGCCGATGGAATCAAGTGGTGCAATTATCAATCTGGGACACACCGATCCACCGATAAAAATTCGCCGTTGCTGGTTAGATGGCGTGCCAGCATATTCTGGTTTTGGGGCAGTAGATTTATATTTGGGTGCAAGTTGTGCTGTAGAGACGACAGACGGAGAAGAAATCCGAGAACGTGGCGGGGGTCATGTCATAGAAGATTTGATCGCTGGTAAATCTATACATGTAAAAGCGCAAGGACAAGTAACAGATTGTTACCCCAGAGCAAGTTTTGAAACTACAGTTACCAAGGAAACGATTAATCAGTTTTATTTATTCAACCCGCGCAATCTTTATCAAAATTTTATTGTTGGTGTCAATGGTGGCGATCGCCCCCTCTTCACCTATTTGGGCCCTTTACAACCGCGTCTGGGGAATGCCGTTTACTCTAATCCCGGTGCTATTTCCCCTTTACTCAACGATCCCGATTTGCAACTCGTTGGTATCGGAACTCGAATTTTTTTAGGTGGTGGTATTGGTTATGTCGCCTGGGAAGGCACTCAGCACTTCCCTTTACAAAAACGTTTAGCTAATCGGACACCAATTGGGCCTTCTGCCACTTTAGCTTTAATTGGTGATGCCAAGCAAATGGATGCTCATTGGGTGCGGGGTTGTTACTTCAAAAGTTATGGCCCTTCATTGATGTTAGGCGTTGGTGTCCCACTCCCTGTTTTAAATGAACAAGTAATTGAACACTGTGCCGTTCAGGATAAAGACTTAGTAGCCCCAATAGTGGATTTTTCTATTCCCCGGCGCGTTCGTCCTACCTTTGGTTTGGTGAGTTACGCGCAACTAAAATCTGGGAGGATCACTATTGAGGGCAAAGCGGTACGCTCTGCCCCCTTAGCGAGTTTGTTTTTTTCTAGGCAAGTTGCCCTAGAGTTGAAAAAGTGGATCGAAGCAGGGACATTTACCCTTACAGAACCAGTTTCTCCAATTCCGATGGAGCGATCTTTCCTGCCCCAAGACCGTCGGACGGATTTTTAA
- a CDS encoding DUF29 domain-containing protein, producing MSSLKAHSQTLYETDYLQWLETTVEKLQSQDYANVEWENLIDEIADMGRSERRSLKTNLIVILMHLLKWQFQPDKRSGSWEGSIIEHRRRVKEALNDSPSLKSYLEIVFAECYTQAVKQAKAETGLSMESFPLNCPYQLAEVIDDEFLPQ from the coding sequence ATGTCTTCCCTAAAGGCGCATTCCCAAACCCTATACGAAACTGATTACTTGCAATGGCTAGAAACCACTGTAGAAAAATTGCAAAGTCAGGATTACGCAAACGTGGAGTGGGAGAACCTCATCGACGAAATTGCCGATATGGGAAGAAGTGAGCGCCGGAGTCTCAAGACTAATCTGATTGTAATTCTGATGCATTTGCTCAAATGGCAATTTCAGCCCGACAAAAGAAGCGGTAGCTGGGAAGGAAGCATCATTGAACATCGTAGACGTGTCAAAGAAGCTCTAAATGATTCACCTAGTCTAAAATCGTATCTTGAGATAGTTTTTGCCGAGTGTTATACACAAGCGGTTAAGCAAGCAAAAGCTGAAACTGGCTTGTCAATGGAATCCTTTCCTCTGAACTGTCCATACCAGCTAGCAGAAGTCATAGATGATGAATTTTTACCTCAGTAA
- a CDS encoding DUF4231 domain-containing protein, translating to MTTSELINLDQRNQSNQRNQSKISGGIENLSSTLDEKKFFNLKVIEYLLLAAFVSSGLFIIFLSDDKTVVVSGAVSLTFLFFLLLINRQVFQNYKKAAYQSELTKKAELYSYLLTNPNSWDKETLTLTRGKALQYSQDLIDDYKKIRAVSRNLYYSLQIATVILSGVTPILVLVDKLEAGQAWLKWLPVLCPAIASIVASIVTSFPFQKNSLAANTAVELLEAEQEKFILGVTQPYRCYDVSDETQQQQKASQALEYFIVQVNNIHLNQLQQTSETQSEKTESASSNEANKAPAEVTK from the coding sequence ATGACTACTTCTGAATTAATTAATCTCGATCAAAGAAACCAAAGTAATCAAAGAAACCAAAGTAAGATTTCCGGCGGGATTGAAAATTTGTCCTCGACATTAGATGAAAAAAAGTTCTTTAACTTGAAGGTAATTGAGTATTTATTGCTTGCAGCCTTTGTTTCTTCTGGACTTTTTATTATTTTTCTTTCAGATGATAAAACAGTTGTAGTTTCTGGGGCAGTATCTTTAACTTTTTTGTTTTTTTTGTTGCTCATCAATAGACAAGTTTTCCAGAACTATAAGAAGGCCGCTTATCAGTCAGAACTCACCAAAAAAGCTGAACTCTATAGTTATCTATTGACCAATCCAAATTCTTGGGATAAAGAGACGCTGACTCTAACAAGAGGTAAAGCTTTACAGTATAGCCAAGACTTAATTGATGATTATAAAAAAATCAGGGCTGTATCAAGGAACCTTTACTATAGCTTGCAAATTGCGACGGTTATTTTATCAGGAGTCACACCAATTTTAGTTTTGGTAGACAAGTTAGAAGCAGGACAAGCTTGGCTGAAGTGGCTCCCTGTACTCTGCCCAGCTATTGCTTCTATAGTTGCTAGTATAGTTACCTCTTTTCCTTTCCAGAAGAATTCCCTTGCTGCTAACACAGCCGTTGAATTGTTAGAAGCTGAACAAGAGAAATTTATCTTGGGAGTGACTCAACCTTATCGTTGCTATGATGTGTCTGACGAAACTCAACAGCAACAAAAAGCAAGTCAAGCATTAGAATACTTTATTGTTCAAGTGAATAATATTCATCTCAACCAATTGCAACAAACGAGTGAGACGCAATCAGAGAAGACAGAATCAGCTTCATCTAATGAGGCAAACAAAGCACCAGCAGAGGTAACGAAGTAG